The genomic window CAGCTTTCTGCGTAATTTCTCTCCATCCAAAATTTGTTGCTCAGCTTCATCAAGGCGTGACTGAAGATCCTCCAACATTTTCTTTTGATTCTCATACCCAGTCATGGTTTCCAAGGCCATCAAATCAGACCTCTGTACAGTTAAGAAAATGTTCTAGATATTAAAAATCTATGCAGTTTTTTCCCTACCCAGGGtaaacacttaatacattaGAAACACAGAGATAGAAAAGTAGTTACTTAAATTTAACACACATTagcaaaatattatatataatgAAGAAATAGGCTTGTGTGTACCTTTAGCTTTTCATTGGCAGCTGCGAGCTTAATTTCCAAAGATTTTATCGTCTCTCTTTGGGATGAGCAAGTTTCCTATATCGTTAAGAACAGGTTAGCAAAACCAATTTATGTGGATAGGCATCAAAATATTTCAAGACATAATCATACCTCAAGTGCAGTTGTTCTTGTCATGGCACTGTCTAACTCCATGGCAGACTTCCCGGTCATTTCCTTGTATGTTCCTATCTGGGTCAACAAAGTATCCACTTTAGCTGATTTATTATCACGGTCCTCCCGTACATGCTGAAGCTCACTTCTAAGACCCTCAACCTCCTTCAATAAATCATTCTTTTGTTTCGCAGCTTCATTTTGCAACGACTACAAGTAGACACCACATTAATTATCAAGGCATTAGAATAATTCTCTATACATTCAACAGAAAAAAAATGACATGGAAAACAAGGACATACTGAACGGTTGTAGCTAAACCCTTTACCTTTGCCAAATCTAGCTGCATTTTTATTGAGTTAGCATGATCCCTCAAACCATTCATTGTCTCGACCATAGTATTCTTCTCTTTTTGCAGCTTTGTTATTGTTTCTGCATTCTTTGTTGTATCTGCTTGGAGGTTGCAATTGTATTGCTGCAAGCTTGTGTTGTATTCTTGAAGCCTCTTATTTGTGTCCTGAAGCATCTTGATCTAAAGAAAATGAAAGACAAGCAAATCATAAACAACAGCGAATGAGACATTAGTATAATTCAAaagtggattttttttataaaaaagggATATTCACAAAAAAATGCTTATACCTGATCATTAAGGCGTTTTTCTTCCAACTTAGCTTTTCTGAGATCCTCCAAAATCTCAGTCCGCGAAGATTCAACAGCAGTCCTTGCCTCCTTTTCATCTCCAAGAGACCGGAGGGCATCCTGCGGTTCAATATAATTCTGAGTACACAACGCTCATGGAGGAATAAGATGAAAGGAAGCCAAAGGCATAAGTAACCCACCATTTTCTCAGCTTCCACCATCTTTAGATTCTCTTGTAGAGAAGCATACTGTTTCTGAAGCTCTTCATTTATTGCTTTTGACTCTTCTATAGCGTTCTTCAATTGAGCCACTATATGATATGATGCAATAAAAATTCAGTTAGCAAATCTGCAAATAAGGAACTATCCATGATGTGATAAATGGAAAAGTATGTACCTATCTCAGAGTGGTGTTTCTCTGCAGCCTCAAGGAGACCACTGAGCTTCCCGATTTCGGCCAGGTTAGCATCTTCCCTCTCAAGTAGCCATTTGATACAGGCCCgcagcttcttgatgtattccATCATTTGCTCGCTCTTCCCCTGTGCGACAAATCGAGGGAGAGAAACAGGATATCAGCATAAGCAAATCAAAGGGTCGCCACTCGCCAGCAATAAAATGGTAAGATCAGACGTAAAAGCAGAACTCAACTAACAAACGGAGCAAACATTGCAAAGGTTCTAGTAGCTGATTTAGGTGGACCCATTGTCAATATTTGTGATTCTTTGTTTTGttgtttcaaaattttctgctttttttttcttccaaaaaatGGCTTGCTCTCCAATAATTTACTGATGTCTGTAGCCTAGTTTCAGTAGTCCAGAAATGTTATTGCCGCCCTAAGCCACTCACCATTGACAAGAGTGGGTGAGAACTTACAAAGTACTACTAGAATCAGGTAAGAGCGTGAAAGGACAGTAGGCCACAAGCCCACAAGTCATTAACAAGTGAACCAAATCATACAGCAAGTCGACACATCTATCACCTGCCTTTGACAACTCAACTAGAGAAGAAACATGACCGAAATTAAGTGCACATGAGCGGAGCCAAAAACCATTCACAGGATGGAGGCAACCCCTCAAATCGAAGCCCATCCAGGAGGAAAATCCAATACCCACAGGAACTAGCGAATCAAGTGGCAATTTGATCCATCATCTGTTGCTGATCCTGCGGAGAGAGAAGCAGGTAGGTAGATGAGTCACCTTGTAGTCCATCTTGTTTTTGCCCTTCATCTTCTCATTGAGGAGGCTCTCGACGTCGTCCCTTCCCGTGAAGACCACGGGCTCCTCCGCGGGGGCCGCGGAGAGCGGCAGCCTCCCGGCGGCGGTGCGCTGTCGCTTGGTGGTGGACTGCTGCGCGTCGTTCTCCTTGTGGTGGAGCATCCCCGGGCGGGTGGCCCGCGCTGCCATGGCTGGCGgatctagctagctagctagggttTGAGGAGGAGGATTGGGTTGGCGATGTGGGCTGCAAGGGGAAAGTGGGAGAGGGAGATTTGAAATCGTTCAAATCTCGCTGCGGCGTGTGGGACCCGCTGCCACCAGGAGCAGGAGAACGCTCCCTCCCCCCAACTTGGGCTACTCAAGTCCAGTTTAGGCCCAGGCCCAATAGATTTATAACTTGTTGGGCTCCAAGGTTTCCAGTTGACAAGGTCCActcagaaagggaaaaaaactgAGATCACTCGGGGCATGATTGGAGCCCATCTTGGCCCGATGCAAACGTATACTTCACCAAAAGAAGGTCGTTTGGTTGTCTGCTTCTACTGTTTAGGCTTGATATGGTGGGTTCAAATGTACGTTCTCATTCTAGCTCGGGAGCGATAGAGAGATCGAGTATCACTCTCGGGCCAAGCCCGACGGATATAGTTGCAACACACCGTATAGTGCAGCTAGCCAACAAGTCAGACATATTCAACCACCAATCATACATCTCATACAGACAATTAATCATAATATCAGCACATTCAACTCCTCATTCAACCTCAGATtcgatcaaccaaatagaaactaTATCCAACTTATCTAAACAGatacaatcaaccaaacactactCTTTTCTGTAAATACAATTATGCTCAACTTGCATCTCCTCagctgaaaggatctaatggctcAAGAGAAGGTGAATTGGACTATAAAAAAAGTACTCCTACCGAATTCTAAAACAAGTAGCAACAttagcctagatgaattgaAATACGACTACACAATCAAACTAGACGGAAGCATaaaaaacaagcaagctagaatataaagtaaatacgaaaagtgatgcttgcaagtaagtaaaatgCTTAAATGTAAATAAGAAAAAGTAAGAAGATAGACAAGAGAACATCAATTTTTtctgaggtatcgaggagttgacactcatcatagtcctcgttggagcatccacaaaggatatcacTCCCCTTTGAGTCACGAAGTCTTAAGTGCTCACTCATGATTGTTACTTCTCTGTCTCCGGAttagtgtgcatcaaaccaaacatATAGCTCTTCCCAGGACTCccataagaactccaagagctcatcgaGACACATCCAATCATCAAAGACCGGCTagatgttgccaaccaccaagagtaacaagccaatagcttcacttgaccaagatcgtACCcaaactacagctagatgcacacttgctactctccaaacACTAAAGATATCATTAACCTCTAATTAAGAACTTTGAAATTCACTCAAGTGCACTCTTTTGCTTCTttatgacacacacagtgtatgagctTTTCTGAGGTCGCAAGAGAACCAACTGAAATCAAGTgaggaggtatttataggctagagatccaaatttagctgttgcctaacaacccactTTTTTTGTTAACACCGGGCGATCCGATGAGTATCTCCTCATAATCAACGGACAATTCGGTGAGCATAACTTTCAAAACCATATTGTGCCAGCTACCATTAGTTGTTACTGTTGATAATAATCCGGTGCAGCCATCCGATGAGCACACCTTTAACCCCAGACCATCCCATCAGTTAACATTTATTTTCAaacagctgcaaccttctctgcaaaaattatcTCAGTGATTCCTCTTTGCCTTCGCCAAACCATCTAGTGAGTGTAGCTTCTTCTGGAACCAagaattcttctctgcaagaattgctccgcCACTCCCAtctttccatcaccggataattcaATGGGTTTAACTTCAATTTCACTTGGAAAAAATTGCTTCGACTGAAAAAGCTTCGGTGCTCTCACTGGGGTAACACCAAACCATCCAGTGCAACACTTCTAAAAATTTAGCCACGTGTCACCAAGAAAAGGTTCTAATGATGCCTGCATgttaatcaccggaccatctggtcaACACACGTGATTTCTGTCTGAACCAggaaaaatgctctggtgagaaCACGAGTCACATCATTAGACTATCTGATGAGGCTAACTTCACTGAGCTCATGCAATTTAatcttttcttgagctctaactttaCGACACATCAACCATGTGCTTCTataagctacctagtgctagaatttcataagtgtgtatcaaaccaagtctagactcaattaggtcaaactactactattagcctctctttataatatggtcaaaagactaagaaagataACATATACTACTAAGTGTCATTTCTCTctcttgtgacacttagaactagaagattcttaatcttgatgtatatctcctttgatcgtccatataatcgCCTTAAGGACCAAGAATGtacaatcatcattgtgaactaaaattttgatacccttcaaaacaagtttgttagatataatgatacgattgtcattaatcaccgaaacagtTATCACTTACCTAGAGGTCTAAATGCTACATCAACCTATGTATATGGTCAATACGGAGCAAAACATtatacgagcaaccaatcacacttTAGGTGTTGGTGTCATTGTGATGGCTCACCCTCAACCCTTCTCCTCTTGTTATGTCCTTTTCGCTAATGTTGAGTGGCTTTCGGATAAATTGATTGTCAAAAGTAATTCTATGTCCATTTGGATTATACTATTCCTTTTGTCTTTCTTTATCTCCAAGATCAAGTTGTTTTAGTTTCGGGTAAAATGTATCGGTGCTTGAACTTGTCGGTTGTGTCACATAGGTCCTCTTTCTTTAAATCATGGTTGTGGCAGTCGGACGCGGCCCGTGCGATAATATTTAATGTGGTGCATTAAATAATacatgtgtgtatgtgtgtggtAGATAGAAAGAAAGCAATTAGCCCACTTGTGGATGGCAATTGAACCCATAGGTTCGGTACCCGCGGATCTTGCGCCCGATGGGTCCACATTCAGTGCAATTTTTTGTTCACGGATCTGATGGGTTGTGTATCAGGTCGGGCTTGGGTTTTTGAATTCATACGTAGATTGGGTCATGAATCCATGAACatggatttcaattttgttttacaattttttaattgatgaaaagatcaaaattcatgaaatttcacCGAACTTCAGTCAATTTTCGTCCCCTGCTCTATAGGTCTTACATGCcaatgaaagaaaatttcaaaattagatatttcgttcccCTCTGAAATtcccaaaattcatgaaatttcaccaaaattttgACGAAATTTTAATCACTGTCCATGAACTCTTGTACCGGTCATTCAATCTCCATTCTCCACTAAGCCCATCTGGCCCAATGGCCCATCCGTCATCCACCTAACCTCATCCTTTTCCTCATCCTTTTCCCATCTCTGCATGAGTCCTGACCGCCTCCTACTCCTCTTCCTTACTGTCGAAATACTAACCCTAGCCGTCGTTGCCTCCCTCCCCCATAGCTACAACGTTTGTACACCAGTGGCTACGTCAAAACTCATCTAGATCCGGTAGCACGAGCTCATCGAGGTGGCGAACAACGGCGCACAGGGCCACCCACTGCTCCACCGCCACCAGTTCCACCACCATTCCACCGCGTGCAAATTAAACTTGATGGGCACCTAGCTTGGACAAGTTCAGGTGTTAGTTTTCACCCGTTTACTATTTTAGATTCGGGTCAAGCTAAGGATAGTGGTTTTAAGTCAGATATAGTTTTGCTCAACCCGAACCGACCGGACCCATTACCATCCCTAATCCCACCGTCGGAACAAAAACTGCAAGATATGATCCTAGCTAACAGAGTAGCACTGAAGTTGGGTtgggcatgcatgcatatacgcAGCTAGCATGCACCGACCAAAGTGGAAGCTGGAAATCTAAAGAGAGAGATGTTCCAAGCGTAAAAAATACAAAGGCTGTCGCAACTTgatcgatccatccatccaccCCTGCGCATTGCATTGCAGCGTCCCGAAAACgtaaaggaaaagaagaatCGTGCCTTGCTCTCATTGCAAGGAGCCAATGCAAGGACCCAGCTAGCTTGATGATGCCTGCCTTCGGCATATGTGAACTGCAAGTGTGCAA from Phragmites australis chromosome 14, lpPhrAust1.1, whole genome shotgun sequence includes these protein-coding regions:
- the LOC133891805 gene encoding kinesin-like protein KIN-14N gives rise to the protein MAARATRPGMLHHKENDAQQSTTKRQRTAAGRLPLSAAPAEEPVVFTGRDDVESLLNEKMKGKNKMDYKGKSEQMMEYIKKLRACIKWLLEREDANLAEIGKLSGLLEAAEKHHSEIVAQLKNAIEESKAINEELQKQYASLQENLKMVEAEKMDALRSLGDEKEARTAVESSRTEILEDLRKAKLEEKRLNDQIKMLQDTNKRLQEYNTSLQQYNCNLQADTTKNAETITKLQKEKNTMVETMNGLRDHANSIKMQLDLAKSLQNEAAKQKNDLLKEVEGLRSELQHVREDRDNKSAKVDTLLTQIGTYKEMTGKSAMELDSAMTRTTALEETCSSQRETIKSLEIKLAAANEKLKRSDLMALETMTGYENQKKMLEDLQSRLDEAEQQILDGEKLRRKLHNTILELKGNIRVFCRVRPLLSNELGAVNYPKSGENLGRGIELMHNAQEYSFTFDKVFDHLASQEDVFIEISQLVQSALDGYKVCIFAYGQTGSGKTYTMMGNPELNDQKGMIPRSLEQIFQASQALNSQGWKYKMQASMLEIYNETIRDLLATNRVATQDGGSAKYSIKHDANGNTHVSDLTIVDVTSTSEVSSLLRRAAQSRSVGRTQMNEESSRSHCVFTLRIFGVNEGTDQQVQGVLNLIDLAGSERLNKSGATGDRLKETQAINKSLSCLSDVIFSIAKKDEHIPFRNSKLTYLLQPCLGGDSKTLMFVNLSPESSSTGESICSLRFAARVNSCEIGIPRRQTQMRNV